The nucleotide window GCGATCGCCGAGGGCACCTTCGGGATCATGAAGCGGCCCGCGGACCGCGGTAAGGGTCTCGCCGGGGTCGCCGCGCACGAGGCCGACTACTGCAACCCGGCCACCGACATCCTGGAGGCCGCCGCGTGAGCAAGCAGATCGTGCGCCCGTACGGGGACACCACAGGTGACGGGATGGTGCAGGTGTCGTTCACCCTGCCGGTCGGTCACGACAAGCGCGCCGAGGGCGCGGCGGTGCAGTTGGCCAACAAGATGGGCATCGACCCGGCGATGGTGGTGCACGCCAAGCCGATGGGCGACGGGTTCACGTTCTTCGTCGTCTACGGGCGGGTCAACCACCTGGTCGACCTCAACGTCGTGCAGGTGGTGGAGCGTGACTTCGCGCTGCTGTCGGCGAAGGACGTCAACACGGTGATCAAGCAGCGGTTGCGGCGCAAGCTGTCAGTGGTCGGGGCGTGCATCGGCACCGACGCGCACACCGTGGGCATCGACGCGATCCTCAACGTCAAGGGCATCGCGGGGGAGAAGGGCCTGGAGTACTACCGGGAGTTGAAGGTCACCAACATGGGCGCGCAGGTCAGCGTGCCGGAGCTGGTGGAGACCGCCCGGGCGGAGAGGGCCGACGCGGTGCTGGTGTCGCAGGTGGTCACGCAACGCGACGCGCACCTGCACAACACCCGGGAGATGTCGGCGGCGTTCCGGGAGGCGATGCCGGCGGGCCGGCGGCCGCTGCTGATCGTCGGTGGTCCCCGGTTCGACGAGACGATGACCGACGAGTTGGGCGTGGACCGGATCTTCGGTCGGGGCACCACGCCCGGCGAGGTGGCCAGCTACCTCGTGCACGCCCTCATCACGAAACGGAAGGCGATGGCATGACCGACGCACGGCTCGGGTTGACGGTGACGCACCGGCGGTATGTGCCGTACTCGCATGCCCACTACGCCGGGAACCTCGTCGACGGGGCGTACGCGCTCGCGTTGTTCGGCGACGTCGCCACGGAGGTGTGCATCCGCACCGACGGCGACGAGGGCCTGTTCGCCGGGTACGCCGACGTGCGCTTCCACGCGCCCATCCACGCCGGGGACGTGGTGCAGGTGACCGCGCAGGTGTCGCGGGTGGGCACCCGCAGCCGCACCCTGGAGTTGAGCTGCGCGGTGGTGTGCCGGGGCCGTCCGGACCGTTCCGCGTCCGCCGCCGAGGTCCTCGACCCGCCGATCGTGGCGGTCACCGCGACCGGCACCGTGGTCGTCCCCGCCGCGTCGTGACCCTGGCGGTCTGCGCGGACGTCGGCTCCACGTACACGAAGGTGGCGGTGGTGGACCTGGCCGCCGGTGTCCTCGTCGGCGCGGCGTCGGCGCCCACCACGGTGGGCACCGACGTGCTGCACGGCCTGGACGCCGCGGTCGCGGCGGCCACCGCCGGGCTCGGCGTGCGCGACGTGCCGTGGTACGTGTGCTCGTCGGCCGGTGGTGGGCTGCGACTGGCCGTGATCGGCTACGAGCCGCTGGTCACCGCGCAGGCCGGCCGGCGGGTCGGGTTGTCCGCCGGCGCGCACGTGGTGCACGTCGCGGCCGGGCGGCTCGGCGCCGCCGACCTGACGGCGTTGCGGGCGGCCCGATGCGACGTGGTGCTGCTCGTCGG belongs to Micromonospora ureilytica and includes:
- a CDS encoding OAM dimerization domain-containing protein yields the protein MSKQIVRPYGDTTGDGMVQVSFTLPVGHDKRAEGAAVQLANKMGIDPAMVVHAKPMGDGFTFFVVYGRVNHLVDLNVVQVVERDFALLSAKDVNTVIKQRLRRKLSVVGACIGTDAHTVGIDAILNVKGIAGEKGLEYYRELKVTNMGAQVSVPELVETARAERADAVLVSQVVTQRDAHLHNTREMSAAFREAMPAGRRPLLIVGGPRFDETMTDELGVDRIFGRGTTPGEVASYLVHALITKRKAMA
- a CDS encoding hotdog domain-containing protein, producing the protein MTDARLGLTVTHRRYVPYSHAHYAGNLVDGAYALALFGDVATEVCIRTDGDEGLFAGYADVRFHAPIHAGDVVQVTAQVSRVGTRSRTLELSCAVVCRGRPDRSASAAEVLDPPIVAVTATGTVVVPAAS